The following coding sequences lie in one Streptomyces xiamenensis genomic window:
- a CDS encoding peptidoglycan D,D-transpeptidase FtsI family protein: MSGSAGNRGGGTRPPAPRRPRKPGGSRGGHPRPATVRPRLRLVSLGLALVMVAFTVRLLQVQAVDAATYTDKAAVNRYVTVPLAAQRGDITDRNGTALATTVDAYDITADPFLFTEEQTGVPDAPAQAAALLAPILDRDEDTLTALLSEPDSRYAVLARKQTPQIWRQIKDLRGNLSEAAAKGTGDQVLSGVFAEKNAKRVYPGGDLAAATLGFVNAEGVGGGGLEAQLNTALAGEDGTITYAQSGGRRVPTAGSQEQPAVPGTDIELTIDRDIQWAAQNAISRQVEESKADDGYVIVQDNTTGEILALAGAPGYDPNDLSSVTSSDVLRNAALLDAYEPGSTLKVATMAAVLEEGVATPGTHVTVPNRLPRADRNFADDHDHETYYLTLAGVLARSSNIGTILAAEELGDTQPEANEVLHSYLTRFGFGQPTGLGFPGETSGILAAPGDWNTSQQYTIPFGQGMSVNAVQAASVYSTVANGGERIAPTLIRGYTGPDGTYEPSPEPARERVISEETAATLGEILETVVTAPEGTGSAAQIPGYRVAGKTGTSNRVDPLTGRYSGYTASFAGFAPADNPRITVYCAVQNPTKGSYNGSKVCGPVFNEVMDFSLKALQVPPTGTDFPGLPVTFDPND; the protein is encoded by the coding sequence GTGAGCGGATCGGCCGGCAACCGCGGCGGGGGAACCCGGCCCCCCGCCCCCCGTCGCCCCCGGAAGCCCGGCGGCTCCCGCGGCGGCCACCCCCGCCCCGCCACCGTGCGCCCCAGGCTGCGGCTCGTCAGCCTCGGCCTCGCCCTCGTCATGGTGGCCTTCACCGTGCGGCTGCTCCAGGTCCAGGCCGTGGACGCCGCCACCTACACCGACAAGGCCGCCGTCAACCGCTACGTCACCGTGCCGCTCGCCGCCCAGCGCGGCGACATCACCGACCGCAACGGCACCGCGCTGGCCACCACCGTCGACGCGTACGACATCACCGCCGACCCCTTCCTGTTCACCGAGGAACAGACGGGCGTCCCCGACGCCCCCGCCCAGGCCGCCGCCCTGCTCGCCCCCATCCTCGACCGCGACGAGGACACCCTGACCGCCCTGCTGTCCGAGCCGGACTCCCGGTACGCCGTGCTCGCCCGCAAGCAGACCCCGCAGATCTGGCGGCAGATCAAGGACCTGCGCGGCAACCTCAGCGAGGCCGCGGCCAAGGGCACCGGCGACCAGGTGCTCTCCGGCGTCTTCGCCGAGAAGAACGCCAAGCGCGTCTACCCGGGCGGTGACCTGGCCGCGGCCACCCTCGGCTTCGTCAACGCCGAGGGTGTCGGCGGCGGTGGCCTGGAGGCCCAGCTCAACACCGCGCTGGCCGGCGAGGACGGCACCATCACCTACGCCCAGTCGGGTGGCCGCCGGGTGCCCACCGCCGGTTCCCAGGAGCAGCCCGCCGTCCCGGGCACCGACATCGAGCTGACCATCGACCGCGACATCCAGTGGGCCGCGCAGAACGCCATCAGCCGGCAGGTCGAGGAGTCCAAGGCCGACGACGGCTACGTCATCGTCCAGGACAACACCACCGGCGAGATCCTCGCGCTGGCCGGGGCCCCCGGCTACGATCCCAACGATCTTTCCTCGGTCACCAGCAGCGACGTCCTGCGCAACGCCGCCCTGCTGGACGCCTACGAGCCGGGCTCCACCCTCAAGGTCGCCACCATGGCCGCCGTCCTCGAGGAGGGCGTCGCCACTCCCGGCACCCACGTCACGGTCCCCAACCGGCTGCCGCGCGCCGACCGCAACTTCGCCGACGACCACGACCACGAGACGTACTACCTCACCCTGGCCGGCGTGCTCGCCCGGTCCAGCAACATCGGCACCATCCTCGCCGCCGAGGAACTGGGCGACACCCAGCCCGAGGCGAACGAGGTCCTGCACTCCTACCTCACCCGCTTCGGCTTCGGACAGCCCACCGGGCTCGGCTTCCCCGGCGAGACCTCCGGCATCCTCGCCGCCCCCGGGGACTGGAACACCTCCCAGCAGTACACGATCCCCTTCGGCCAGGGCATGTCCGTCAACGCTGTCCAGGCCGCCTCGGTGTACTCCACCGTCGCCAACGGCGGCGAGCGCATCGCCCCCACCCTGATCCGCGGCTACACCGGCCCCGACGGCACCTACGAGCCCTCCCCCGAGCCCGCCCGCGAACGGGTGATCAGCGAGGAGACGGCGGCCACGCTCGGCGAAATACTGGAGACCGTCGTCACCGCCCCCGAGGGCACCGGCAGCGCCGCCCAGATCCCCGGCTACCGGGTGGCGGGCAAGACCGGTACCTCCAACCGGGTGGATCCGCTCACCGGCCGCTACTCCGGCTACACCGCGTCGTTCGCGGGCTTCGCGCCCGCCGACAACCCCCGCATCACGGTCTACTGCGCCGTGCAGAACCCCACCAAAGGCAGTTACAACGGCAGCAAGGTGTGCGGACCGGTCTTCAACGAGGTCATGGACTTCTCCCTGAAGGCGCTCCAGGTCCCGCCCACCGGCACGGACTTTCCGGGCCTTCCCGTCACGTTCGACCCCAACGACTGA
- the rsmH gene encoding 16S rRNA (cytosine(1402)-N(4))-methyltransferase RsmH, with protein sequence MTTSNDRPPHTRHRPVMLQRCLDLLAPALDAPGATVVDCTLGLGGHSEALLGAFPQVRLIGLDRDTRALELAGARLAPYGDRATLVHAVYDELPAVLARLGTPRVAGILFDLGVSSMQLDEADRGFAYSQDAPLDMRMDQTTGLSAAEVLNTYPPGELVRILRAYGEEKFARKIVEAVVAERAKQPLTSSARLVTLIRDALPQAAKRTGGNPAKRTFQALRIEVNGELSVLERAMPAAVDALAVGGRIAVLSYHSLEDRLVKRVLADGARSTAPAGLPVVPEEYQPRLKLLTRGAELPTDEEIAENKRAAPARLRGAERVRERVR encoded by the coding sequence ATGACCACCAGCAACGACCGGCCCCCGCACACCCGGCACCGCCCGGTCATGCTCCAGCGCTGCCTCGACCTGCTCGCGCCCGCGCTCGACGCGCCCGGCGCCACCGTCGTGGACTGCACCCTGGGCCTGGGCGGCCACAGCGAGGCGCTGCTCGGTGCCTTCCCGCAGGTCCGGCTCATCGGCCTGGACCGCGACACGCGCGCCCTGGAGCTGGCCGGCGCCCGGCTCGCCCCGTACGGCGACCGCGCCACCCTGGTGCACGCGGTGTACGACGAACTCCCCGCCGTCCTCGCCCGGCTCGGCACCCCGCGGGTCGCCGGCATCCTCTTCGACCTGGGCGTCTCCTCCATGCAGCTGGACGAGGCCGATCGCGGCTTCGCCTACTCCCAGGACGCCCCGCTGGACATGCGGATGGACCAGACCACCGGGCTCAGCGCCGCCGAGGTACTGAACACCTATCCGCCCGGTGAACTCGTCCGCATCCTGCGCGCCTACGGCGAGGAGAAGTTCGCCCGCAAGATCGTCGAGGCCGTCGTCGCCGAACGGGCGAAGCAGCCGCTGACCTCCAGCGCCCGCCTGGTCACCCTCATCCGCGACGCCCTGCCGCAGGCCGCCAAGCGCACCGGTGGCAACCCGGCCAAGCGCACCTTCCAGGCGCTGCGCATCGAGGTCAACGGCGAGCTGTCCGTCCTGGAGCGCGCCATGCCCGCCGCCGTCGACGCCCTGGCGGTCGGCGGCCGGATCGCGGTGCTCTCCTACCACTCGCTGGAGGACCGCCTGGTCAAGCGGGTGCTGGCGGACGGCGCCCGCAGCACGGCCCCGGCCGGTCTGCCCGTGGTCCCCGAGGAGTACCAGCCACGGCTGAAGCTGCTCACCCGGGGCGCCGAACTGCCCACCGACGAGGAGATCGCCGAGAACAAGCGGGCCGCACCCGCCCGGTTGCGCGGCGCCGAGCGGGTGCGGGAGCGGGTGCGGTGA
- a CDS encoding FtsB family cell division protein encodes MSPKRREPGPQTRIARLTGLVPAGRGSAARTPFVLLIVLLLGAGMLALLLLNASLNQGSFELSELRRHTQELTDEQQALQAEVDAFSAPGALSERARELGLVPAGPPAFLDRDGTVTGEPSPAPEPPPDPEESDTTDGTNGTDGTDPADTPETPETPQDPDTPDGTDPTDESGPADAGPDGSEDGAAAGTPDTDPVDPADPVAPEEETDQ; translated from the coding sequence GTGAGCCCGAAACGGCGCGAGCCGGGCCCGCAGACCCGCATCGCCCGGCTGACGGGTCTGGTGCCGGCGGGCCGCGGCTCCGCCGCCCGTACGCCGTTCGTGCTGCTGATCGTCCTGCTGCTGGGCGCCGGGATGCTGGCCCTGCTGCTGCTGAACGCCTCGCTCAACCAGGGCTCCTTCGAACTGAGCGAGCTCCGCCGGCACACCCAGGAACTCACCGACGAACAGCAGGCGCTGCAGGCCGAGGTGGACGCCTTCTCGGCGCCCGGCGCGCTGTCCGAACGTGCCCGTGAACTGGGCCTCGTCCCGGCCGGCCCGCCCGCCTTCCTGGACCGCGACGGCACCGTGACCGGCGAGCCCTCCCCGGCCCCGGAACCGCCACCGGACCCCGAGGAGTCCGACACCACGGACGGTACGAACGGCACGGACGGTACGGACCCGGCGGACACCCCGGAGACCCCGGAGACCCCGCAGGACCCGGACACCCCGGACGGGACCGACCCGACGGACGAGAGCGGCCCGGCGGACGCCGGACCGGACGGCAGCGAGGACGGCGCCGCGGCCGGAACACCGGACACGGACCCGGTGGACCCCGCCGACCCGGTGGCGCCCGAGGAGGAGACGGACCAGTGA
- a CDS encoding beta-class carbonic anhydrase → MAKSVTDELVSANQQYATTFTDPGMDARPVRKVAIVACMDARLDLHAALGLDLGDCHTIRNAGGVVTEDIIRSLTISQRGLGTRSVVLIHHTGCGLLQLTEEFRHELELEVGQKPSWAVESFTDLDQDVRQSMARVRTSPFLLHTDDVRGFVFDVTSGLLREIDPQDTAGR, encoded by the coding sequence ATGGCAAAATCGGTCACAGATGAATTGGTCTCAGCCAATCAGCAGTACGCCACGACGTTCACCGATCCCGGGATGGACGCCCGCCCCGTGCGGAAAGTGGCGATTGTCGCCTGCATGGACGCCCGTCTCGATCTGCACGCCGCGCTCGGCCTGGATCTGGGCGACTGTCACACGATCCGCAACGCGGGCGGCGTGGTCACCGAGGACATCATCCGCTCGCTGACCATCTCTCAGCGCGGTCTCGGCACCCGTTCCGTCGTCCTCATCCACCACACCGGCTGTGGCCTGCTGCAACTCACCGAGGAGTTCCGGCACGAGCTGGAGCTGGAAGTGGGTCAGAAGCCGAGCTGGGCCGTCGAGTCGTTCACCGATCTGGACCAGGACGTACGCCAGTCGATGGCACGCGTGCGGACCTCGCCGTTCCTCTTGCACACTGATGACGTACGCGGATTTGTGTTCGACGTGACCTCGGGTCTGCTCCGCGAGATCGACCCGCAGGACACCGCCGGCCGGTGA
- a CDS encoding UDP-N-acetylmuramoyl-L-alanyl-D-glutamate--2,6-diaminopimelate ligase encodes MRTITEGEGNAPLGAASGRTSLRGTPTTPGTLTAVPHADLTPSAPPRPARVSPVPLAQLAGLLGVAEPAAAHAGTAVTGITHDSRAALPGDIYAALPGARFHGADFCAQAASRGAVAVLTDPTGVERAAAAGLPVLTVLDPRTRMGQLAATIYGEPGAGLLKIGITGTSGKTTTAYLVEGGLRAAAKEGEPTGLIGTVETRIGDQRVKSERTTPEATELQGLFAVMRERGVTSLAMEVSSHALVMGRVDGVVFDVAVFNNLSPEHLDFHPDMADYYAAKAQLFTKARAQAGVVNIDDEYGRRLAGEAEIPITTFSAEGHPDADWRAGDVTLGPLGSTFTAIGPGGVRVSATAPLPGPFNVANTLGAIAALAVAGIDPVTAAGGIATVPGVPGRLERVDAGQPYLAVVDYAHKPDAVESVLYALRKVTEGKVHAVLGCGGDRDPHKRPAMGAALARLADTAVLTSDNPRSEDPLAILAAMLAGAAEVPVHERGTVLLEEDRAAAIALAVARAEAGDTVLVAGKGHELGQDIAGVIRPFDDRTELRAAIERAAVAHPPSRHNATRGPLK; translated from the coding sequence GTGAGAACGATCACCGAGGGCGAAGGAAACGCCCCGCTGGGCGCGGCATCCGGCCGCACCTCACTTCGCGGCACCCCCACCACGCCGGGTACGCTCACCGCCGTGCCCCACGCTGATCTCACCCCGTCGGCGCCGCCCCGCCCGGCACGGGTCTCCCCCGTACCGCTGGCGCAGCTGGCCGGGCTGCTGGGGGTCGCCGAACCCGCCGCCGCGCACGCCGGTACCGCCGTCACCGGCATCACCCACGACTCGCGCGCCGCCCTCCCGGGTGACATCTACGCCGCGCTGCCCGGCGCCCGCTTCCACGGCGCCGACTTCTGCGCCCAGGCCGCGAGCCGCGGCGCGGTGGCCGTACTCACCGATCCCACCGGCGTCGAACGCGCCGCCGCCGCCGGGCTGCCCGTCCTCACGGTCCTCGACCCCCGCACCCGGATGGGTCAGCTGGCCGCCACCATTTACGGCGAGCCAGGCGCCGGGCTGCTGAAGATCGGCATCACCGGCACCTCCGGCAAGACCACCACCGCCTACCTGGTGGAAGGCGGGCTACGGGCCGCGGCCAAGGAGGGCGAGCCGACCGGGCTGATCGGCACGGTCGAGACCCGCATCGGGGACCAGCGGGTGAAGTCCGAGCGCACCACCCCGGAGGCCACCGAGCTGCAGGGACTGTTCGCCGTGATGCGCGAACGCGGGGTGACCTCGCTCGCCATGGAGGTCTCCAGCCACGCGCTGGTGATGGGCCGGGTGGACGGCGTCGTCTTCGACGTGGCGGTCTTCAACAACCTCAGCCCCGAGCACCTCGACTTCCACCCCGACATGGCCGACTACTACGCCGCCAAGGCGCAGCTGTTCACCAAGGCCAGGGCCCAGGCCGGGGTCGTCAACATCGACGACGAGTACGGCCGCCGCCTCGCCGGTGAGGCCGAGATCCCGATCACCACCTTCTCCGCCGAGGGCCACCCGGACGCCGACTGGCGCGCCGGGGACGTCACCCTGGGCCCGCTCGGCTCCACCTTCACCGCCATCGGGCCCGGCGGGGTACGGGTGTCCGCCACCGCGCCGCTGCCCGGCCCGTTCAACGTCGCCAACACCCTCGGTGCCATCGCCGCCCTGGCCGTGGCCGGTATCGACCCGGTCACCGCGGCCGGCGGTATCGCCACCGTCCCCGGCGTCCCGGGGCGCCTGGAGCGGGTGGACGCAGGGCAGCCCTACCTCGCCGTCGTGGACTACGCGCACAAGCCGGACGCCGTCGAATCGGTGCTGTACGCCCTGCGCAAGGTCACCGAGGGCAAGGTGCACGCCGTGCTGGGCTGCGGCGGCGACCGCGACCCGCACAAGCGGCCCGCCATGGGCGCCGCGCTCGCCCGGCTCGCCGACACCGCCGTGCTCACCTCCGACAACCCGCGCTCCGAGGACCCGCTGGCCATCCTCGCCGCGATGCTCGCCGGCGCCGCCGAGGTGCCCGTTCACGAGCGCGGCACCGTTCTCCTGGAGGAGGACCGCGCCGCCGCCATCGCCCTGGCCGTCGCTCGCGCCGAGGCCGGCGACACCGTCCTGGTGGCCGGCAAGGGCCACGAGCTGGGCCAGGACATCGCCGGAGTCATCCGGCCCTTCGACGACCGAACCGAACTGCGTGCCGCCATCGAGCGGGCCGCGGTTGCCCATCCGCCCTCACGCCACAACGCCACGCGAGGCCCACTGAAGTGA